A genome region from Anopheles stephensi strain Indian chromosome 2, UCI_ANSTEP_V1.0, whole genome shotgun sequence includes the following:
- the LOC118508020 gene encoding 17-beta-hydroxysteroid dehydrogenase 14-like, which produces MDFTGKVVLITGASSGIGASTAKYLTNLGATCVLAARNEAKLAEVRKECVSVGRVEPLTVVTDVTKREDLERLVRVIIAKYGRLDVLVNNAGKGAAGSIEQADLEQFDDILDTNLRSVFALTKLALPHLLAVKGNIVNVSSVAGTNSFHNALSYCVSKSALDQFTRCTALDLAEKGVRVNSVNPAVIVTNFHKAIGMEDEAYAAYLKHCETTHPLGRVGTGDEVAASIAFLACDATASFITGTLLRVDGGKHILTPR; this is translated from the exons ATGGATTTTACCGGTAAGGTGGTGCTCATCACCGGAGCCAGCTCTGGAATTGGAGCTTCAACGGCAAAATATCTCACGAACCTGGGCGCTACCTGTGTGCTGGCTGCGCGCAATGAAGCGAAGCTTGCCGAAGTTCGTAAGGAGTGTGTCTCAGTGGGAAGGGTGGAGCCACTTACCGTCGTGACGGACGTTACGAAGCGCGAAGACCTCGAACGGCTGGTACGGGTGATCATTGCCAAGTACGGACGGTTGGATGTGTTGGTGAACAATGCTGGTAAGGGAGCGGCCGGCAGCATCGAGCAAGCCGATCTGGAACAGTTCGATGACATACTGGATACGAATCTGCGGTCGGTGTTTGCCCTCACCAAGCTGGCTCTGCCGCATCTGCTTGCCGTGAAGGGTAACATCGTGAACGTGTCGAGTGTGGCCGGTACCAATTCGTTCCACAATGCACTGTCGTACTGTGTGTCCAAGTCGGCGCTCGATCAGTTTACACGCTGTACTGCGCTTGATCTGGCAGAGAAGGGCGTGCGCGTAAACTCCGTCAATCCGG CGGTCATTGTGACGAACTTCCACAAGGCGATCGGTATGGAAGATGAAGCTTATGCCGCTTACCTGAAGCACTGCGAGACAACACATCCGTTGGGACGCGTTGGAACTGGCGATGAGGTGGCAGCATCGATCGCTTTCTTGGCCTGTGATGCGACGGCTAGCTTCATCACGGGCACCTTGCTGCGAGTGGACGGTGGAAAACATATTCTTACTCCACGTTAA